Proteins encoded together in one Triticum dicoccoides isolate Atlit2015 ecotype Zavitan chromosome 7B, WEW_v2.0, whole genome shotgun sequence window:
- the LOC119337881 gene encoding uncharacterized protein LOC119337881 — translation MQSDCAAFHSALPYAGLCGAAVPGQDAGAMTAEILVADEARPAGMTTTPLHGGTAAQTPDLATVITRIQGGLGGNLYSAGTATMPVRAMLAGGPAAG, via the exons ATGCAGAGCGACTGCGCGGCGTTCCACTCCGCGCTCCCCTACGCCGGCCTCTGTGGTGCAGCGGTGCCCGGCCAGGACGCGGGAGCCATGACGGCCGAGATCCTCGTCGCCGATGAGGCGCGGCCTGCCGGGATGACGACGACGCCGCTCCATGGCGGCACCGCCGCGCAGACGCCGGACCTCGCCACCGTCATCACAAGA ATCCAGGGCGGGCTGGGGGGCAACCTCTACTCCGCCGGGACGGCGACGATGCCTGTTAGGGCGATGCTCGCTGGCGGCCCCGCGGCCGGCTAG